In a genomic window of Flavobacterium lipolyticum:
- the folE gene encoding GTP cyclohydrolase I FolE: protein MINNEDFLDEIGDNHFSSNAKNPLRPDAFDLSDDEKIEKIKKDVENILQTLGMDLTDDSIKGTPNRVAKMFVKEIFGGLNPSKQPKASTFDNNYKYGEMLVEKNITVYSTCEHHLLPIIGRAHVAYISNGRVIGLSKMNRIVEYYAKRPQVQERLTMQIVQELQKALGTEDVACVIDAKHLCVNSRGIKDIESSTVTSEFGGRFKDPQVKRELLDYIKLDTQF from the coding sequence ATGATAAATAACGAAGATTTTTTAGACGAAATAGGAGACAATCACTTTAGCAGTAACGCAAAAAATCCTTTGAGACCGGATGCTTTTGACTTAAGTGATGACGAAAAAATAGAAAAAATAAAAAAAGATGTTGAAAACATCCTTCAAACCTTAGGAATGGATTTGACGGATGACAGTATCAAAGGTACTCCAAACCGAGTGGCTAAAATGTTTGTAAAAGAAATTTTTGGAGGTCTTAACCCTTCCAAACAGCCAAAAGCTTCTACTTTTGACAACAACTACAAATACGGTGAAATGCTGGTAGAAAAAAACATTACGGTTTATTCTACTTGTGAGCACCATTTACTGCCAATCATCGGAAGAGCTCACGTGGCTTATATCTCTAACGGAAGAGTTATTGGTTTATCCAAAATGAACCGTATTGTAGAATATTATGCCAAAAGACCTCAGGTTCAGGAGCGTCTAACCATGCAAATTGTTCAGGAATTACAAAAAGCACTTGGAACTGAAGATGTAGCCTGCGTGATCGACGCGAAACACCTTTGCGTAAATTCCAGAGGAATCAAAGATATCGAAAGCAGCACAGTGACCTCTGAATTTGGCGGTAGATTTAAAGATCCGCAAGTTAAAAGAGAACTTTTGGACTATATAAAACTGGATACACAATTCTAG
- a CDS encoding pyridoxal phosphate-dependent aminotransferase: MPTISHKGRNMPESPIRKLAPFADLAKKKGHKVYHLNIGQPDIKTPEVAIEAVKNIDLTLIEYSPSAGYESYRKKLAQFYQRQNVNVDTEDIIVTTGGSEALLFALATITDPGDEIIIPEPFYANYHAFASSTSATVIPLVSTIETAFALPSIEEVEKLITTKTKAILICNPGNPTGYLYSEEEIRQLAGLIKKHDLYLIADEVYREFLYDGDDEHFSVMNLEDVQQNVIMVDSVSKRYSMCGARIGCLVTKNKEVLTTVMKFAQARLSPPTIEQIACEAAIDTPQSYFDEVISEYKERRDTLIAELNKIEGVIVTKPKGAFYCIAQLPIDNSEDFAQWLLESYDLNGETVMVAPAAGFYSTPGMGLNQVRIAYVLNKKDLVTAVNILKEALLVYNKK, translated from the coding sequence ATGCCAACAATCTCACACAAAGGCAGAAACATGCCCGAATCACCGATACGTAAACTTGCTCCTTTTGCTGATTTAGCAAAGAAAAAAGGACACAAAGTGTATCATTTAAACATTGGTCAACCGGATATCAAGACACCCGAAGTGGCCATCGAGGCGGTAAAAAATATTGACTTAACCCTTATAGAATATAGTCCGTCAGCCGGATATGAAAGCTATAGAAAAAAATTAGCTCAATTTTACCAGCGTCAAAATGTAAACGTTGATACAGAAGACATCATTGTTACCACTGGTGGTTCTGAAGCCTTACTATTTGCGCTGGCCACAATTACAGATCCGGGAGATGAAATTATCATTCCGGAACCTTTTTATGCTAATTACCATGCATTTGCATCTTCAACAAGTGCAACAGTTATTCCTTTAGTTTCGACTATCGAAACGGCATTTGCTTTACCAAGTATTGAAGAAGTTGAAAAACTCATTACCACAAAAACAAAAGCCATATTAATTTGCAATCCCGGAAATCCAACCGGATATTTATATTCTGAAGAAGAAATCAGACAATTGGCAGGCTTAATCAAAAAACACGATTTATACCTGATTGCTGACGAAGTCTATCGCGAGTTTTTATACGACGGAGACGACGAACATTTTTCTGTAATGAATTTGGAAGATGTTCAGCAAAATGTGATCATGGTTGATTCTGTTTCTAAACGTTATAGCATGTGTGGCGCCAGAATTGGATGTCTGGTAACCAAAAACAAAGAGGTGTTGACAACTGTAATGAAGTTTGCACAGGCACGTCTGAGTCCTCCTACTATCGAGCAAATTGCATGTGAAGCGGCAATAGATACTCCGCAAAGTTATTTTGACGAGGTAATTTCCGAATACAAAGAGCGTCGTGACACTTTAATCGCAGAATTGAACAAAATTGAAGGCGTTATTGTGACGAAACCAAAAGGAGCGTTTTACTGCATCGCACAATTACCGATTGACAACTCTGAAGATTTTGCACAATGGCTTTTAGAAAGTTACGATCTGAATGGAGAAACGGTTATGGTTGCTCCCGCTGCCGGATTCTACTCAACACCGGGAATGGGACTGAATCAGGTTCGAATTGCGTACGTTTTAAACAAAAAAGATTTGGTTACCGCTGTAAACATTTTAAAAGAAGCTCTTTTGGTTTACAATAAGAAATAA